The Acidobacteriota bacterium sequence TGAAAAACAGATGATGCAACAAATTATCTCGACGAATATCAAGCATAATGGCGCGGGTCGGGCGAATTTTGGCAATATAGGTAAAATTCTGATCGGGCCCGACACCGATATAGACACCGCCTTTGGTTTTAAATTCGTTCAGTTTGCCAAACACATGGAGGTAGGACGTTTCATTGGAAATCAAATTATCGGAATCGAAAAACCCTCCCGATTCCGAAAGCCGCGCACTCAAGGCGGCAAACTCTTTATGGTCTTTCGCCTGAGTTGCCGGAACCACGCTCGTTGAAAAAAATGCGATTAAACTGATTGAAAGCATCAACGCTTTGAATTTCATCAATTATCTCTCCAATTATTCGGGTTATTTCTTTTCATTCGGATTACGCGATGACAATCGACGATAGTAATCTTCGATTTGTTTGCGATACCGATCAGGCGCTTCCCCATCGTTTATTGCGCCATTGCGATTGCCCTGTTTTGCCGCAAGCCGGCGCGCCAACTCGAATTCAATCTGGCGCAGCGGGTCAATAATCTCGCTCTTGAGCAGCGCCATTTGCGCTGGGTCGTTAAACGGATTGGGGTTGATGCGATGAAGCGCATCAATGGCGCGATCCACTTCACGTCCCAAATCGGGATTATTTTTCAACATTTGTTTCAATTCACGCAAATCCGATTCTCTTTGACGGAGTTCACTGTCGAGTTGACGGTCACCTGTGCGCGGCGGTCCGCCACCGCCCATAAATTCCGATTGCATTTCAGGATTGGTCGAATTACTGGGTTGATTATTACGCCCCTGTTGTCCACCCGGTTGTTGTCCGCCTTGCTGCTGTCCGCCTTGTTGACGACCACCCTGAGCTTGTTGCTGTCCCTGTTGCCGACTGCCTTGTTGACCTGACTGTTGTCCGCCTTGTTGTTGACCACCTTGTTGGCGACCATTCGCTTGCTGACCTTGTTGATTGCCCTGTTGGCGACCCTGTTGATTGCGTCCTTGTTGATTACCCTGTTGCCCATTTCGAGCTTGTTGCTGCCCTTGCTGATTGCCCCTTTGATTTCCCTGTTGTCCATTCTGCGCTTGTTGGTTGTCTTGTTGATTTTGACGATCTGGTTGACCGCCCTGTTGGTTTTGTTGACCTCGCTCTCCCGGTTGCCCGTTTTGATTCTGCTGCCCCTGTTGTCCGTCCATCTTGCGACGCAGGGATTCCAAACTATCGGCAATCTCACGGGCTTTATTCATCGCCTCTTCACCGCTATCACCTTGACGGCGATTGGCATTGCCCTCGGCAGCCTGCAAATTTTTCAATACTTCTTCCAGATTTCCCTGAATAACCTTTTCGCGTTCTTTCGCTTGATCCATATAACCGCGATCAATCAATTCTTTATTCTGTTTGATTTTATCGGGAATGCGATTGCGACGAATGGCATTGGCGGCATCGCGCAATTTATCGGCAGCCTGTTGTTTTTCGGAACCCATATTGCGCGCCGTTTGGTCAATGTCCTGTTCAAGCCCTGCGACCTGATCGGCTAAGGTTTGTTTGCGCTCGGCGAGTTGGTCTTTCTTCTCCTGATTGCCGCTTTGCCCATTGCGGCTCAACTCATCGACGCTTCGTTGAATATCATTCTGTTTCTTAATCGCCTCTTCTGCGCGTTGGCGAAGTTGTTGAACATTTTGTTGACCGCGCGATTGGTTGGCGGAATTCATCATGCGCTGAGCCTGTTGCAATCGCTGTTGGGCGCGTTGCATTGCGGAATTGGCGTCCGATTGATTGCCGCTCGATTGTTGCGAATTCTGCGATTGAGCCGATTGCGACTGTGAGCGTTTCAAATCTTCTGCCGCCTGGCGCAATTGTTGCGCGGCTTCCTGCATTTTCTGGTCACGGCGATCACGCGACAATTTTTCAAGTTGACGCGCCATCTTCTGCAACTCTTCAATCATTTCCTGTTGTTGGCGTTGCGAACCGCCACCACCGCCGCCTTGTTGTTGCATCTGCGAACGCTGACGCCCTTCGAGTTCTTTTTGCAACCGTCTCGACAACTCTTCCATTTTACGAGCCAGTTCATCCTGTTCCTGATTCTGTTGCGACTGTTGCTGTCGTTGAACGGTCTCGTACTGGTTCTTCATCTTGTCGAGTTGCAGTTCAAATAAATCCGCCAGGTCACGATCCTGTTGCTGCTGCCCTTGCCCCTGCCCTTGTCCCTGAGCAATTTGCATCTCGCGGAAAACCGCTTCGGCTTTCAACAATTGCTGCAACGCCCGTTGTTCCGGGGGCAGCGCATCTTTCGTCGATTTCTCGCGCAATTTGTCTTTTGCAATATCCATCTCCGCAGAAGCCTTGGTTAAATATTCAACCAACTGGGCAAATTGCTGATTGCTGTTTAACTGAGCGCCCATACGCCGTCGAATGCGCTCGATTAACTGGTCGGCTTCACCTTTGAGTTTTTCCTGACTCAGCGTCACGGTGCCGAAATTCTCGTCCTTTTCTTCGGGCGTGTAGGTTTTCTCTTCCCGCTGAACTCTGAAAGTAGCGGCAATAATTTCGCGTT is a genomic window containing:
- a CDS encoding DUF4175 family protein — translated: MRPQQSKINEVIGKVRARIKTRQVLFGVLITLAIAAVTFISAAVLANRFYYKPNLLVALRIIPFLLTLSSAIWLVMLPLRKRIGDIQIARLIEEKVRLDDRVTTAVEFAENEKNASPAILTRLRKDADERLANADLNRIVDPRQAYGYGAGALILLAALIGSMWISKPVSGGIGRLFGGLTDTASADAMFIEILPGNAKVPRGSDQRLKALLRGFDASVAQIFIRKMSDANWLATAMEPAKNLNEFQHTIFNIQDSIVYYVESNNIRSPEYTLEVADLPYVKQLDLVLNFPAFSGLPSKKIENGGEVAALKGTVVYVTAILSGKVKSARIVLNDGSKFEMSPDLENAPENEIRFVGSFTVTKEGTYKIEITSEEGEKYNGSNEYDITLLEDAPPTVLFDKPGRDAKVTNIQEVFTQARAEDDFGVAAIELFYQVNGGEEKHVALQDLKRDEPKTLTGSYTFFLEELGLQVGDFVSYYAKAKDNSGQESTSDIYFMEVRPFEREFRQSQQQGQGQGQGEQDSNALAKKQREIIAATFRVQREEKTYTPEEKDENFGTVTLSQEKLKGEADQLIERIRRRMGAQLNSNQQFAQLVEYLTKASAEMDIAKDKLREKSTKDALPPEQRALQQLLKAEAVFREMQIAQGQGQGQGQQQQDRDLADLFELQLDKMKNQYETVQRQQQSQQNQEQDELARKMEELSRRLQKELEGRQRSQMQQQGGGGGGSQRQQQEMIEELQKMARQLEKLSRDRRDQKMQEAAQQLRQAAEDLKRSQSQSAQSQNSQQSSGNQSDANSAMQRAQQRLQQAQRMMNSANQSRGQQNVQQLRQRAEEAIKKQNDIQRSVDELSRNGQSGNQEKKDQLAERKQTLADQVAGLEQDIDQTARNMGSEKQQAADKLRDAANAIRRNRIPDKIKQNKELIDRGYMDQAKEREKVIQGNLEEVLKNLQAAEGNANRRQGDSGEEAMNKAREIADSLESLRRKMDGQQGQQNQNGQPGERGQQNQQGGQPDRQNQQDNQQAQNGQQGNQRGNQQGQQQARNGQQGNQQGRNQQGRQQGNQQGQQANGRQQGGQQQGGQQSGQQGSRQQGQQQAQGGRQQGGQQQGGQQPGGQQGRNNQPSNSTNPEMQSEFMGGGGPPRTGDRQLDSELRQRESDLRELKQMLKNNPDLGREVDRAIDALHRINPNPFNDPAQMALLKSEIIDPLRQIEFELARRLAAKQGNRNGAINDGEAPDRYRKQIEDYYRRLSSRNPNEKK